One Hordeum vulgare subsp. vulgare chromosome 4H, MorexV3_pseudomolecules_assembly, whole genome shotgun sequence DNA window includes the following coding sequences:
- the LOC123447089 gene encoding uncharacterized protein LOC123447089 isoform X2 — protein MTLFFLSSLVHRETSSRSPLLPRSPLLPGSNLRSETIRPKTMDDDAEVDRCRVCKHEVVVCRDAQGPPCHAGIPITKFYRSKMIVGEGWQQLLDDYVVCPGDMMYIYMSNGSYRLSVDIKRDDVQNIPLTYVAMRGLSRRKKKIINKCIITRGIHLKYSEMKKMVRNAFGPTKSPCCVLVHRMSNGDISARYMRIPKRVVERIEKKTGTLEEEGQLVLVNDVDAYVDGRYKKLTDERLVLQGGFRTYAHLLGLEVDDLVSIFFQKVEDPAAIKVWFTVLS, from the exons ATGACCCTGTTTTTCCTCTCCTCCCTCGTTCACAGAGAAACATCCAGTCGTTCCCCTCTCCTCCCTCGTTCCCCTCTCCTACCTGGTTCCAATCTCAGATCTGAAACCATTCGGCCGAAAACAATGGATGACGATGCAGAG GTGGATAGGTGCCGTGTTTGCAAGCATGAGGTTGTTGTATGTCGTGATGCACAAGGTCCACCGTGTCATGCAGGGATACCGATCACAAAGTTTTATCGCTCCAAGATG ATCGTGGGTGAGGGGTGGCAGCAGCTTCTAGATGATTATGTTGTGTGTCCAGGGGACATGATGTATATCTACATGAGTAACGGAAGCTACAGGCTCTCAGTCGACATCAAGAGGGATGACGTCCAAAACATACCTCTCACTTATGTTG CCATGCGTGGTCTCAGCCGTAGGAAGAAAAAGATCATCAATAAGTGCATCATCACAAGGGGGATACACCTGAAATATtctgaaatgaaaaaaatggtCAGAAACGCGTTTGGACCAACAAAATCTCCATGTTGCGTCTTAGTTCACAGGATGAGCAACGGTGACATTTCTGCTCGCTACATG CGAATTCCAAAACGAGTTGTTGAACGTATCGAGAAGAAAACAGGGACTCTTGAGGAAGAAGGACAACTTGTGCTTGTCAATGATGTTGATGCATATGTTGATGGTAGATACAAGAAGCTTACAGATGAGAGGCTGGTTCTACAGGGAGGTTTCAGGACTTATGCACATTTGCTTGGTTTGGAAGTCGACGATTTGGTATCTATTTTTTTCCAGAAGGTTGAAGACCCTGCAGCGATAAAAGTATGGTTCACTGTCTTATCTTAG
- the LOC123447089 gene encoding uncharacterized protein LOC123447089 isoform X1, which translates to MTLFFLSSLVHRETSSRSPLLPRSPLLPGSNLRSETIRPKTMDDDAEVDRCRVCKHEVVVCRDAQGPPCHAGIPITKFYRSKMYEVTFECSDLALQIVGEGWQQLLDDYVVCPGDMMYIYMSNGSYRLSVDIKRDDVQNIPLTYVAMRGLSRRKKKIINKCIITRGIHLKYSEMKKMVRNAFGPTKSPCCVLVHRMSNGDISARYMRIPKRVVERIEKKTGTLEEEGQLVLVNDVDAYVDGRYKKLTDERLVLQGGFRTYAHLLGLEVDDLVSIFFQKVEDPAAIKVWFTVLS; encoded by the exons ATGACCCTGTTTTTCCTCTCCTCCCTCGTTCACAGAGAAACATCCAGTCGTTCCCCTCTCCTCCCTCGTTCCCCTCTCCTACCTGGTTCCAATCTCAGATCTGAAACCATTCGGCCGAAAACAATGGATGACGATGCAGAG GTGGATAGGTGCCGTGTTTGCAAGCATGAGGTTGTTGTATGTCGTGATGCACAAGGTCCACCGTGTCATGCAGGGATACCGATCACAAAGTTTTATCGCTCCAAGATG TATGAGGTTACATTTGAGTGTTCAGACTTGGCGCTACAGATCGTGGGTGAGGGGTGGCAGCAGCTTCTAGATGATTATGTTGTGTGTCCAGGGGACATGATGTATATCTACATGAGTAACGGAAGCTACAGGCTCTCAGTCGACATCAAGAGGGATGACGTCCAAAACATACCTCTCACTTATGTTG CCATGCGTGGTCTCAGCCGTAGGAAGAAAAAGATCATCAATAAGTGCATCATCACAAGGGGGATACACCTGAAATATtctgaaatgaaaaaaatggtCAGAAACGCGTTTGGACCAACAAAATCTCCATGTTGCGTCTTAGTTCACAGGATGAGCAACGGTGACATTTCTGCTCGCTACATG CGAATTCCAAAACGAGTTGTTGAACGTATCGAGAAGAAAACAGGGACTCTTGAGGAAGAAGGACAACTTGTGCTTGTCAATGATGTTGATGCATATGTTGATGGTAGATACAAGAAGCTTACAGATGAGAGGCTGGTTCTACAGGGAGGTTTCAGGACTTATGCACATTTGCTTGGTTTGGAAGTCGACGATTTGGTATCTATTTTTTTCCAGAAGGTTGAAGACCCTGCAGCGATAAAAGTATGGTTCACTGTCTTATCTTAG
- the LOC123447089 gene encoding uncharacterized protein LOC123447089 isoform X3, with protein sequence MQGDMNTWTAYFVTFERLQYEVTFECSDLALQIVGEGWQQLLDDYVVCPGDMMYIYMSNGSYRLSVDIKRDDVQNIPLTYVAMRGLSRRKKKIINKCIITRGIHLKYSEMKKMVRNAFGPTKSPCCVLVHRMSNGDISARYMRIPKRVVERIEKKTGTLEEEGQLVLVNDVDAYVDGRYKKLTDERLVLQGGFRTYAHLLGLEVDDLVSIFFQKVEDPAAIKVWFTVLS encoded by the exons ATGCAAGGAGACATGAATACTTGGACTGCTTACTTTGTTACTTTTGAGAGGCTGCAGTATGAGGTTACATTTGAGTGTTCAGACTTGGCGCTACAGATCGTGGGTGAGGGGTGGCAGCAGCTTCTAGATGATTATGTTGTGTGTCCAGGGGACATGATGTATATCTACATGAGTAACGGAAGCTACAGGCTCTCAGTCGACATCAAGAGGGATGACGTCCAAAACATACCTCTCACTTATGTTG CCATGCGTGGTCTCAGCCGTAGGAAGAAAAAGATCATCAATAAGTGCATCATCACAAGGGGGATACACCTGAAATATtctgaaatgaaaaaaatggtCAGAAACGCGTTTGGACCAACAAAATCTCCATGTTGCGTCTTAGTTCACAGGATGAGCAACGGTGACATTTCTGCTCGCTACATG CGAATTCCAAAACGAGTTGTTGAACGTATCGAGAAGAAAACAGGGACTCTTGAGGAAGAAGGACAACTTGTGCTTGTCAATGATGTTGATGCATATGTTGATGGTAGATACAAGAAGCTTACAGATGAGAGGCTGGTTCTACAGGGAGGTTTCAGGACTTATGCACATTTGCTTGGTTTGGAAGTCGACGATTTGGTATCTATTTTTTTCCAGAAGGTTGAAGACCCTGCAGCGATAAAAGTATGGTTCACTGTCTTATCTTAG
- the LOC123450770 gene encoding protein FAR1-RELATED SEQUENCE 1-like, whose amino-acid sequence MLKNYVQPASSMNNFVRQYQKLMFDRQSEEDFQEKKTRVGGVVLNLGVPLEFHASKVYTSAMYELFQHAIYLSGSFVLQEAWESELGMVYIVNHIYAERRQAWSRTQYHVLFDEGSGGYLCECGLYSHMGMLCCHAIRVLLSLGVREILEVHIMKRWTKNACEALPKHLMLYKECNSALKDATYHHSSLYSKVLEIVQMGDKNTEAYGAAMKVLLDAISTLNDTNQESDGRGLHDQTAAQVHDQDTPVTPGTDGLSGLLYHARGIEGGQQTQEQSQIMKM is encoded by the exons ATGCTAAAAAATTATGTTCAGCCGGCATCGTCCATGAACAATTTTGTGAGGCAGTATCAGAAACTAATGTTCGACCGACAATCAGAGGAAGATTTTCAAGAAAAGAAAACTCGTGTG GGTGGTGTTGTTCTTAACCTCGGAGTGCCACTAGAATTCCATGCAAGCAAGGTCTACACCTCAGCTATGTACGAGCTGTTTCAGCACGCGATTTACTTATCAGGGTCATTTGTGCTGCAAGAGGCTTGGGAGTCAGAGCTAGGTATGGTGTATATCGTTAACCACATATATGCAGAGAGGAGGCAAGCATGGTCCAGGACACAATACCATGTTTTGTTTGATGAGGGATCTGGAGGATATTTATGTGAGTGTGGCCTTTACTCACACATGGGCATGTTGTGCTGCCATGCTATCCGG GTTCTACTCTCCCTCGGAGTTAGGGAGATCCTGGAGGTCCACATCATGAAGAGATGGACGAAGAACGCGTGCGAGGCTCTGCCAAAGCATCTGATGTTATATAAAGAATGCAACTCTGCTTTGAAGGATGCTACATATCACCACTCTTCGCTATACAGTAAGGTGCTTGAGATTGTTCAGATGGGCGACAAGAACACCGAAGCTTATGGCGCTGCAATGAAGGTTTTGCTGGACGCAATAAGTACCCTAAATGATACCAACCAGGAGAGTGATGGTCGAGGGTTACATGATCAGACTGCGGCTCAAGTTCATGACCAAGATACGCCTGTAACACCAGGAACAGATGGATTGTCAGGATTGTTGTATCACGCAAGAGGGATCGAGGGAGGCCAACAAACGCAAGAGCAAAGCCAAATTATGAAAATGTGA
- the LOC123447091 gene encoding protein FAR1-RELATED SEQUENCE 11-like: MDLGPGSFTDLLFSFSSHPFPAEIAPDLSELEEEEADEEDEDDEVEHPDSQSDSPSSSQDGEKNMATDLGSHSDGDFKNKAIPEFFNGADGDAIEEHGTKVQPNPSPWHQRVRLGKIPDRRATSSGRVSALENSMKKYADKKSEFVVKPEISQEFDSLAEAYDFYNLYSWEIGFGIKYGQCRRNVEKCKTAQDIVCGCAGKPRRVNSHSVCCQCPAFIRLHHTPDHGWFIHDVKYEHNHGMAQICGEKLHWASHRHIDAHAKDIVMHLRNNNISLSKTFGVIASFFGDMQNLPFNKRSLRYLCKRMNQQQGDDDIRKTIQLFSELKEKDPNFVDSVLVDDERKIRALMWTDG; encoded by the exons ATGGATCTTGGTCCCGGGTCATTCACCGATCTCCTGTTCAG CTTTTCTTCCCATCCTTTCCCAGCAGAAATCGCCCCAGATCTGAGCGAGCTAGAGgaagaggaggcagacgaggaaGACGAGGATGACGAGGTAGAGCATCCTGATTCCCAGAGCGACTCTCCTTCCTCAAGCCAAGATGGCGAGAAGAATATGGCCACAGATTTAGGATCTCATTCAGATGGGGATTTTAAGAACAAGGCCATCCCCGAGTTTTTCAACGGCGCAGATGGGGATGCCATCGAAGAGCATGGAACTAAAGTGCAGCCCAATCCATCTCCATGGCATCAAAG GGTCCGACTTGGCAAGATACCTGATCGCCGTGCCACATCGTCGGGCAGGGTCAGTGCTTTGGAGAATTCAATGAAGAAATACGCAGATAAGAAATCAGAGTTCGTCGTCAAGCCAGAGATCAGCCAGGAATTTGATTCCTTGGCCGAAGCCTACGACTTTTACAACCTATACTCTTGGGAGATTGGCTTTGGCATCAAGTATGGAcaatgcagaaggaatgttgaaaAATGCAAGACTGCCCAGGACATAGTTTGTGGATGCGCG GGAAAACCACGCAGGGTGAATTCCCACTCAGTATGCTGCCAATGCCCTGCATTTATAAGGTTGCATCACACACCGGACCATGGTTGGTTCATCCATGATGTGAAGTATGAGCATAATCACGGCATGGCACAAATTTGCGGAGAGAAGTTGCATTGGGCATCTCACAGGCACATTGATGCCCATGCCAAAGATATTGTCATGCACCTTAGGAACAACAACATATCGTTAAGCAAGACTTTCGGGGTGATTGCAAGCTTTTTTGGAGATATGCAGAACTTGCCCTTTAACAAGAGGTCTCTACGTTACCTTTGCAAAAGGATGAATCAACAACAGGGTGATGACGACATTAGGAAGACAATTCAGCTCTTCTCTGAATTGAAAGAGAAAGATCCAAATTTTGTTGACAGTGTGCTTGTTGATGATGAGAGGAAGATCAGGGCATTGATGTGGACAGATGGTTAG